Proteins encoded in a region of the Phoenix dactylifera cultivar Barhee BC4 chromosome 3, palm_55x_up_171113_PBpolish2nd_filt_p, whole genome shotgun sequence genome:
- the LOC120103883 gene encoding uncharacterized protein LOC120103883 isoform X1 encodes MKYQKKDNLLVAYFGDKTFAWCEEPQLKPFETYFSQMEKQSSSDAFVTAVNDALDEVSRRTELGMTCFCLPEVTYANIKYQTVENAGIREGISRSVFDRSLVVDYFEPGRLLKYIQALAQLPTGGANRLELVTAQAQLKAFYRSKGYPELPVFLSGGGLMENDSEVSPSGSKLFGKDTMEHSTPTPMELNLGKRKRGRGRPSNKEKQMLEDAKKQKNLSELMEENIVSPLANDGKIGSAVKIDDDSMSLSSEKKRKVIDFDSDYSERTKKKRLDSLGDLVTKSPSPTPSSSFKVGECIRRVASQLTGSPPILRCHGETFQKSISKAEHRRFDVVDTEASTHAGVENPRIKIGISGDTSLDEMLSQLCLAARDPMKGYSFLSTIVSFFTDFRNFCASSSSKEKKNVQKIGGKRGRKRTVNSQSPSSDMSTPDHMQDSYWSDMIYHNSSTNDLKRKGDAHMRSLRKRRKSGGETSLSLSLGRISGTARHLQVGTISPKIKQALTTERSVISLEEKIVDECTPTALVLSFNGSSSLPSQTDLIRIFSRYGPLKEAETEVQSKTNRVKVVFKKRADAEIAFSSAGKYSIFGPALLSYCLRYLPSTPNASPDTPPQSKNDAGSIEGGKLEVPDDASPNTLSQGKNDAIPIEGSNSEVPDDASPNTTPEGKNDAVPVEGGNTEVPGDASLSTTQVKNDAALIKDGNLEVPDASPNTIPQDKNDAAPTEGGNLEVPGCMAPNITPQNENDAVHIEGGNLEIPGSTFPKAKQLDNDDAVPAEWGNIEVPDDTYANVMQDEKDAAPIKDGISEIPGNTSANITPQDNNDLAVIKDDSLEVPGYTSPSTTAQDKNDAALLEDSSVEIPGNTYPNTTTQDQNDAALVEGKAEIGVASDVVQVELVDRGSVEGVVQVDSQAS; translated from the exons TATGCTAACATTAAGTACCAAACAGTTGAGAATGCTGGTATACGAGAAGGGATTAGTAGATCTGTTTTTGACAGGTCTCTGGTTGTGGATTATTTTGAGCCTGGCAGACTTCTTAAATATATTCAAGCCTTAGCCCAGTTACCAACTGGAGGGGCTAACAGACTTGAGCTCGTGACAGCTCAGGCTCAGCTGAAGGCCTTTTATCGATCAAAGGGGTATCCTGAACTTCCTGTTTTCCTAAGTGGTGGAGGATTGATGGAGAATGATTCTGAGGTCTCACCCTCTGGTAGTAAATTATTTGGGAAAGATACCATGGAACACTCAACGCCTACTCCCATGGAACTAAATCTTGGGAAGCGCAAGAGAGGCAGAGGGAGGCCCTCCAATAAAGAAAAACAGATGTTGGAGGATGCTAAAAAACAAAAGAACTTATCTGAGCTAATGGAAGAAAACATTGTCTCTCCTCTGGCAAATGATGGCAAAATTGGATCTGCAGTAAAAATTGATGACGATTCGATGTCACTTTCTTCTGAAAAGAAACGCAAGGTCATTGATTTTGATTCTGATTACTCAGAGAGAACTAAGAAAAAAAGGCTTGATTCTTTAGGAGATTTGGTTACCAAGTCACCATCTCCAACTCCTAGTAGTTCATTCAAGGTTGGAGAATGCATCCGTCGAGTTGCAAGCCAGTTGACTGGTTCTCCACCTATCCTTAGGTGCCATGGTGAAACATTCCAGAAGAGCATTTCCAAGGCTGAGCATAGAAGATTTGATGTTGTCGATACTGAGGCTTCTACTCACGCCGGTGTAGAGAACCCAAGAATAAAGATAGGCATATCAGGGGATACCTCCCTGGATGAAATGCTGTCTCAGCTGTGCTTAGCCGCAAGGGATCCTATGAAGGGATACAGTTTTCTGTCAACTATAGTTAGTTTCTTTACTGATTTCAGAAATTTTTGTGCCTCAAGTTCTTCTAAGGAAAAGAAGAATGTTCAGAAAATTGGAGGTAAAAGGGGAAGGAAAAGAACTGTCAATTCTCAGTCACCCTCTTCTGATATGTCGACCCCTGATCATATGCAGGATTCTTATTGGTCTGACATGATATACCATAACAGCTCAACAAATGATCTTAAAAGGAAAGGAGATGCTCATATGCGGAGCCTAAGGAAAAGGAGGAAATCTGGAGGGGAAACATCGCTCTCTTTGTCATTAGGCCGTATATCTGGTACCGCACGACATCTGCAGGTTGGAACCATCAGTCCTAAAATAAAACAAGCATTGACAACAGAAAGATCAGTAATCAGTTTGGAAGAAAAAATTGTTGATGAGTGCACGCCAACTGCACTGGTTTTGAGCTTTAATGGATCAAGTTCTCTTCCTTCTCAAACGGATCTCATTAGGATTTTCAGTCGTTATGGACCTCTGAAGGAAGCGGAGACAGAAGTTCAAAGCAAGACCAATCGTGTCAAAGTAGTCTTCAAGAAACGTGCTGATGCTGAAATAGCTTTCAGTAGTGCAGGAAAGTATAGTATTTTTGGGCCAGCACTTCTTAGTTATTGTCTTAGATACTTGCCATCAACACCTAATGCTTCTCCAGACACCCCACCACAAAGCAAAAATGATGCAGGATCCATTGAAGGTGGCAAGTTAGAGGTTCCAGATGATGCTTCTCCAAATACTCTGTCACAAGGCAAAAATGATGCAATACCCATTGAAGGCAGCAACTCAGAGGTTCCAGATGATGCTTCCCCAAATACCACACCAGAAGGCAAAAATGATGCAGTACCTGTTGAAGGTGGCAACACAGAAGTTCCAGGTGATGCTTCTCTGAGTACCACACAAGTCAAAAACGATGCAGCACTCATCAAAGATGGCAACTTAGAGGTTCCTGATGCTTCTCCAAATACCATACCACAAGACAAAAATGATGCAGCACCCACCGAAGGTGGCAATTTAGAGGTTCCAGGCTGTATGGCTCCAAATATTACACCCCAAAATGAAAATGATGCAGTACACATTGAAGGTGGCAACTTAGAGATTCCAGGTAGTACTTTTCCAAAAGCTAAACAATTAGATAACGATGATGCAGTACCCGCTGAATGGGGCAACATAGAGGTTCCAGATGATACTTATGCAAATGTCATGCAAGACGAAAAGGATGCAGCACCAATCAAAGATGGCATCTCGGAGATTCCAGGAAATACTTCTGCAAATATTACCCCACAAGATAATAATGATTTAGCAGTAATCAAAGATGACAGCTTAGAGGTTCCAGGTTATACTTCTCCAAGTACTACCGCACAAGACAAAAATGATGCAGCTTTACTTGAAGATAGCAGCGTAGAGATTCCAGGCAACACTTATCCAAATACTACCACACAAGACCAAAATGATGCAGCACTTGTTGAAG GTAAAGCAGAAATTGGTGTTGCATCAGATGTTGTGCAAGTGGAACTTGTGGACAGAGGGTCGGTTGAAGGGGTTGTTCAGGTGGATAGTCAGGCTAGTTAA
- the LOC120103883 gene encoding uncharacterized protein LOC120103883 isoform X2 encodes MKYQKKDNLLVAYFGDKTFAWCEEPQLKPFETYFSQMEKQSSSDAFVTAVNDALDEVSRRTELGMTCFCLPEVTYANIKYQTVENAGIREGISRSVFDRSLVVDYFEPGRLLKYIQALAQLPTGGANRLELVTAQAQLKAFYRSKGYPELPVFLSGGGLMENDSEVSPSGSKLFGKDTMEHSTPTPMELNLGKRKRGRGRPSNKEKQMLEDAKKQKNLSELMEENIVSPLANDGKIGSAVKIDDDSMSLSSEKKRKVIDFDSDYSERTKKKRLDSLGDLVTKSPSPTPSSSFKVGECIRRVASQLTGSPPILRCHGETFQKSISKAEHRRFDVVDTEASTHAGVENPRIKIGISGDTSLDEMLSQLCLAARDPMKGYSFLSTIVSFFTDFRNFCASSSSKEKKNVQKIGGKRGRKRTVNSQSPSSDMSTPDHMQDSYWSDMIYHNSSTNDLKRKGDAHMRSLRKRRKSGGETSLSLSLGRISGTARHLQVGTISPKIKQALTTERSVISLEEKIVDECTPTALVLSFNGSSSLPSQTDLIRIFSRYGPLKEAETEVQSKTNRVKVVFKKRADAEIAFSSAGKYSIFGPALLSYCLRYLPSTPNASPDTPPQSKNDAGSIEGGKLEVPDDASPNTLSQGKNDAIPIEGSNSEVPDDASPNTTPEGKNDAVPVEGGNTEVPGDASLSTTQVKNDAALIKDGNLEVPDASPNTIPQDKNDAAPTEGGNLEVPGCMAPNITPQNENDAVHIEGGNLEIPGSTFPKAKQLDNDDAVPAEWGNIEVPDDTYANVMQDEKDAAPIKDGISEIPGNTSANITPQDNNDLAVIKDDSLEVPGYTSPSTTAQDKNDAALLEDSSVEIPGNTYPNTTTQDQNDAALVEEIGVASDVVQVELVDRGSVEGVVQVDSQAS; translated from the exons TATGCTAACATTAAGTACCAAACAGTTGAGAATGCTGGTATACGAGAAGGGATTAGTAGATCTGTTTTTGACAGGTCTCTGGTTGTGGATTATTTTGAGCCTGGCAGACTTCTTAAATATATTCAAGCCTTAGCCCAGTTACCAACTGGAGGGGCTAACAGACTTGAGCTCGTGACAGCTCAGGCTCAGCTGAAGGCCTTTTATCGATCAAAGGGGTATCCTGAACTTCCTGTTTTCCTAAGTGGTGGAGGATTGATGGAGAATGATTCTGAGGTCTCACCCTCTGGTAGTAAATTATTTGGGAAAGATACCATGGAACACTCAACGCCTACTCCCATGGAACTAAATCTTGGGAAGCGCAAGAGAGGCAGAGGGAGGCCCTCCAATAAAGAAAAACAGATGTTGGAGGATGCTAAAAAACAAAAGAACTTATCTGAGCTAATGGAAGAAAACATTGTCTCTCCTCTGGCAAATGATGGCAAAATTGGATCTGCAGTAAAAATTGATGACGATTCGATGTCACTTTCTTCTGAAAAGAAACGCAAGGTCATTGATTTTGATTCTGATTACTCAGAGAGAACTAAGAAAAAAAGGCTTGATTCTTTAGGAGATTTGGTTACCAAGTCACCATCTCCAACTCCTAGTAGTTCATTCAAGGTTGGAGAATGCATCCGTCGAGTTGCAAGCCAGTTGACTGGTTCTCCACCTATCCTTAGGTGCCATGGTGAAACATTCCAGAAGAGCATTTCCAAGGCTGAGCATAGAAGATTTGATGTTGTCGATACTGAGGCTTCTACTCACGCCGGTGTAGAGAACCCAAGAATAAAGATAGGCATATCAGGGGATACCTCCCTGGATGAAATGCTGTCTCAGCTGTGCTTAGCCGCAAGGGATCCTATGAAGGGATACAGTTTTCTGTCAACTATAGTTAGTTTCTTTACTGATTTCAGAAATTTTTGTGCCTCAAGTTCTTCTAAGGAAAAGAAGAATGTTCAGAAAATTGGAGGTAAAAGGGGAAGGAAAAGAACTGTCAATTCTCAGTCACCCTCTTCTGATATGTCGACCCCTGATCATATGCAGGATTCTTATTGGTCTGACATGATATACCATAACAGCTCAACAAATGATCTTAAAAGGAAAGGAGATGCTCATATGCGGAGCCTAAGGAAAAGGAGGAAATCTGGAGGGGAAACATCGCTCTCTTTGTCATTAGGCCGTATATCTGGTACCGCACGACATCTGCAGGTTGGAACCATCAGTCCTAAAATAAAACAAGCATTGACAACAGAAAGATCAGTAATCAGTTTGGAAGAAAAAATTGTTGATGAGTGCACGCCAACTGCACTGGTTTTGAGCTTTAATGGATCAAGTTCTCTTCCTTCTCAAACGGATCTCATTAGGATTTTCAGTCGTTATGGACCTCTGAAGGAAGCGGAGACAGAAGTTCAAAGCAAGACCAATCGTGTCAAAGTAGTCTTCAAGAAACGTGCTGATGCTGAAATAGCTTTCAGTAGTGCAGGAAAGTATAGTATTTTTGGGCCAGCACTTCTTAGTTATTGTCTTAGATACTTGCCATCAACACCTAATGCTTCTCCAGACACCCCACCACAAAGCAAAAATGATGCAGGATCCATTGAAGGTGGCAAGTTAGAGGTTCCAGATGATGCTTCTCCAAATACTCTGTCACAAGGCAAAAATGATGCAATACCCATTGAAGGCAGCAACTCAGAGGTTCCAGATGATGCTTCCCCAAATACCACACCAGAAGGCAAAAATGATGCAGTACCTGTTGAAGGTGGCAACACAGAAGTTCCAGGTGATGCTTCTCTGAGTACCACACAAGTCAAAAACGATGCAGCACTCATCAAAGATGGCAACTTAGAGGTTCCTGATGCTTCTCCAAATACCATACCACAAGACAAAAATGATGCAGCACCCACCGAAGGTGGCAATTTAGAGGTTCCAGGCTGTATGGCTCCAAATATTACACCCCAAAATGAAAATGATGCAGTACACATTGAAGGTGGCAACTTAGAGATTCCAGGTAGTACTTTTCCAAAAGCTAAACAATTAGATAACGATGATGCAGTACCCGCTGAATGGGGCAACATAGAGGTTCCAGATGATACTTATGCAAATGTCATGCAAGACGAAAAGGATGCAGCACCAATCAAAGATGGCATCTCGGAGATTCCAGGAAATACTTCTGCAAATATTACCCCACAAGATAATAATGATTTAGCAGTAATCAAAGATGACAGCTTAGAGGTTCCAGGTTATACTTCTCCAAGTACTACCGCACAAGACAAAAATGATGCAGCTTTACTTGAAGATAGCAGCGTAGAGATTCCAGGCAACACTTATCCAAATACTACCACACAAGACCAAAATGATGCAGCACTTGTTGAAG AAATTGGTGTTGCATCAGATGTTGTGCAAGTGGAACTTGTGGACAGAGGGTCGGTTGAAGGGGTTGTTCAGGTGGATAGTCAGGCTAGTTAA